Proteins from one Acidimicrobiales bacterium genomic window:
- a CDS encoding transglutaminase family protein produces MTATVGERAYRVTHRTSYDYGEPVEIGHTVARLRPRTLAHQQVLHAAVDVEPEPTSVDEDLDGFGNQVTSIALERPHHQLVVTARSEVVVQPRPLPSTELWSAPWDTVVQATGEDVTADGLLARQCRLDSPLVVRHPDLADLAARAFTPGRPLGEAAAALTTRIFDDLDFVPGVTEVSTPVLEVLATRRGVCQDFAHLLAGALRSLGLGARYVSGYIETEPPPGQPRLVGADASHAWVGLYVPGAGWVDLDPTNGLVQPDRHVTVAWGRDYTDVVPVRGVLFGPPAAQVLSISVDVAALGTDAGAGTGTRTDVSPPAGS; encoded by the coding sequence GTGACCGCGACCGTGGGCGAGCGGGCCTACCGGGTGACGCACCGGACGTCGTACGACTACGGCGAGCCGGTGGAGATCGGCCACACCGTGGCCCGGCTGCGGCCCCGGACGCTGGCCCACCAGCAGGTGCTCCACGCCGCGGTCGACGTCGAGCCCGAGCCCACCTCGGTCGACGAGGACCTCGACGGGTTCGGCAACCAGGTCACCTCGATCGCGCTGGAGCGACCCCACCACCAGCTGGTGGTGACCGCCCGCAGCGAGGTCGTCGTGCAGCCCCGGCCGCTCCCCTCGACCGAGCTGTGGTCCGCGCCGTGGGACACCGTGGTCCAGGCGACCGGTGAGGACGTCACCGCCGACGGGCTCCTCGCCCGGCAGTGCCGCCTCGACTCGCCCCTGGTGGTCCGCCACCCCGATCTCGCAGATCTCGCCGCTCGGGCGTTCACCCCCGGACGCCCGCTCGGCGAGGCCGCCGCCGCCCTGACCACCCGCATCTTCGACGACCTCGACTTCGTGCCCGGCGTCACCGAGGTGAGCACCCCGGTGCTGGAGGTCCTCGCCACAAGGCGGGGCGTGTGCCAGGACTTCGCCCACCTGCTGGCCGGGGCGCTGCGGTCGCTGGGGCTGGGCGCCCGCTACGTGAGCGGCTACATCGAGACCGAGCCGCCGCCGGGCCAGCCCCGCCTCGTCGGGGCCGACGCCTCGCACGCCTGGGTCGGCCTCTACGTCCCGGGCGCCGGCTGGGTCGACCTCGACCCCACCAACGGCCTGGTGCAGCCCGACCGCCACGTCACCGTGGCCTGGGGCCGCGACTACACCGACGTCGTGCCGGTGCGCGGCGTCCTGTTCGGCCCGCCCGCGGCGCAGGTCCTGTCGATCTCGGTGGACGTGGCCGCCCTGGGCACGGACGCCGGCGCCGGTACCGGTACAAGAACCGACGTCAGCCCGCCTGCAGGGTCGTGA
- a CDS encoding class I SAM-dependent methyltransferase, which produces MSAGHWFEPVADHLGAAYLRYSFTKGTAQEVGFLVRELGLEPGQRVLDVGCGPGRHAYALAEAGLEVVGVDISRRFVDLAAAGAPEGATFVRGDARELRYDAEFDAAISLCQGAFGLAGGPGAPLDADGEVLRGIARALKPGGVAAVSAFSAYFQVRWLEDHDTFDAAAGVNHERTEVLDESGTPTPADLWTTCFTPRELRLLATWSGLTPRAIWSVTPGAYARAEPTIDTPEFLLVASKEP; this is translated from the coding sequence TTGAGCGCGGGTCACTGGTTCGAGCCGGTCGCCGACCACCTCGGCGCCGCCTACCTGCGCTACTCGTTCACCAAGGGCACCGCCCAGGAGGTGGGGTTCCTGGTCAGGGAGCTCGGGCTGGAGCCGGGGCAGCGGGTGCTCGACGTGGGTTGCGGCCCCGGGCGCCACGCGTACGCGCTGGCCGAGGCGGGGCTGGAGGTGGTGGGCGTCGACATCAGCCGGCGGTTCGTCGACCTGGCGGCGGCGGGCGCGCCCGAGGGTGCGACGTTCGTCCGGGGTGATGCCCGCGAGCTGCGCTACGACGCGGAGTTCGACGCGGCCATCTCGCTGTGCCAGGGCGCCTTCGGTCTGGCGGGTGGGCCGGGTGCGCCGCTCGACGCCGACGGCGAGGTGCTCCGGGGGATCGCCCGGGCGCTGAAGCCCGGGGGAGTGGCGGCGGTGTCGGCCTTCTCGGCGTACTTCCAGGTCCGCTGGCTGGAGGACCACGACACCTTCGACGCGGCGGCCGGCGTCAACCACGAGCGCACCGAGGTCCTCGACGAGTCCGGCACGCCCACCCCGGCCGACCTCTGGACCACCTGCTTCACCCCCCGGGAGCTCCGCCTCCTGGCGACCTGGTCGGGGCTGACCCCGCGAGCGATCTGGTCGGTCACCCCCGGCGCCTACGCCCGCGCCGAACCGACGATCGACACGCCCGAGTTCCTGCTCGTGGCGTCGAAGGAGCCGTAA
- a CDS encoding circularly permuted type 2 ATP-grasp protein, with product MTAVGPLVDEYRPHVGCRDAAVSADGRPRPGWERALGELARHGPDELDRRQRAADRLVMAEGAGYLLHEGLDATVEPWQVSIVPFMVDPDTWDDLAMGLRQRAELLQAVLQDLAGPRELLRSGTIPVEAVATHPGFARLRASSRDAGGDGLLLVGADVVVDAEGAFRVVRDRTDNPTGEGLALLARAVATRVTPGNSALEPTAGRGVVGHDDYLRALRTRLAAAAPPDRASPRTVVLTGAVDRPGYVENAYLATRLGYSLAEPTDVAVRDGRAWLRSLDGPEQIDVLLRRVPGRGLDPVEEPDVRGGVAGLVHAARRDAVRLVNPVGADLAEHLALLPFLDQAGRFLLGEPLRLPGVPTLWCGDPEHRAQLLAAPERFVLHDTDPANPAPPAVGSQLDEPGLADWRARIEARPERYVAQVDLALGTTPRLRHGRLVPASLSLRTQVLLDGAATTVLPGGHGRLREPGAGADGALVAASGAATDVRVLERPGRRRLHTPGPALPQVDLRRSLPTHAAEAMYWTGRSAERAESGARAALVCLTRVAEGDPSPGDLAAAVDGLRAVSGGMGGPIVESTMFDLDAEVRASLSGRTLSVVDNLRATVRNARAARQLLSARTWRLLAMIDAEASALAKLAGEPRTGSASSTSGSPWYSHFDATEVLDRVLVPLAALSGLTDESVVRGPGWRFLDIGRRLERALLVLGLAEAMLDPPTHLSDLGDGTLRLEALLSACESLAVYRRSFRSDVTVQAVGDLLLGDPTSPRSVRFQLDQLAVDLNDLPARPARQVQLAALREASQALERLLPLSFDPVGGPLGPAARLVIAVRGPLLAIGKLMSSGWFAEPPRRLS from the coding sequence GTGACGGCCGTGGGCCCGCTGGTGGACGAGTACCGCCCGCACGTGGGGTGCCGCGACGCGGCGGTGAGCGCCGACGGACGGCCGCGGCCGGGCTGGGAGCGGGCGCTGGGCGAGCTGGCCCGCCACGGTCCCGACGAGCTCGACCGCCGCCAGCGGGCCGCCGACCGCCTGGTCATGGCCGAGGGCGCCGGCTACCTGCTGCACGAGGGACTCGACGCCACCGTCGAGCCGTGGCAGGTGTCGATCGTGCCGTTCATGGTCGACCCCGACACCTGGGATGACCTGGCCATGGGTCTTCGGCAGCGGGCCGAGCTGCTGCAGGCCGTCCTCCAGGACCTGGCGGGCCCGAGGGAGCTGCTGCGCTCCGGCACCATCCCCGTCGAGGCCGTGGCCACCCATCCCGGCTTCGCCCGCCTGCGGGCCAGCAGCCGCGACGCCGGCGGCGACGGGCTGCTGCTGGTGGGCGCCGACGTGGTGGTCGACGCCGAGGGCGCCTTCCGGGTGGTGCGCGACCGCACCGACAACCCCACCGGCGAGGGCCTGGCTCTGCTGGCCCGGGCCGTCGCCACCCGGGTGACGCCGGGCAACAGCGCCCTCGAGCCGACCGCCGGCCGCGGCGTCGTCGGCCACGACGACTACCTGCGGGCGCTGCGGACCCGCCTGGCGGCCGCCGCGCCCCCCGACCGCGCCAGCCCCCGCACCGTGGTGCTCACCGGCGCCGTCGACCGGCCCGGCTACGTCGAGAACGCCTACCTCGCCACCCGCCTCGGCTACAGCCTCGCCGAGCCCACCGACGTCGCCGTGCGCGACGGCCGGGCCTGGCTGCGGTCGCTCGACGGCCCCGAGCAGATCGACGTGCTGCTGCGCCGCGTCCCCGGCCGTGGCCTCGACCCGGTCGAGGAGCCCGACGTCCGCGGCGGTGTGGCCGGCCTGGTCCACGCCGCCCGCCGGGACGCCGTCCGGCTGGTCAACCCGGTGGGCGCCGACCTCGCCGAGCACCTGGCCCTGCTGCCGTTCCTCGACCAGGCCGGTCGCTTCCTCCTCGGCGAGCCGCTGCGCCTCCCCGGCGTGCCCACCCTGTGGTGCGGCGACCCCGAGCACCGCGCCCAGCTGCTGGCCGCCCCCGAGCGCTTCGTCCTCCACGACACCGACCCCGCCAACCCGGCGCCGCCCGCGGTCGGCTCGCAGCTCGACGAGCCCGGGCTGGCCGACTGGCGGGCCCGCATCGAGGCCCGGCCCGAGCGCTACGTCGCCCAGGTCGACCTGGCCCTCGGCACCACGCCCCGGCTCCGGCACGGTCGGCTGGTGCCGGCCAGCCTGTCGCTGCGCACCCAGGTGCTGCTCGACGGCGCCGCCACCACCGTGCTGCCCGGCGGTCACGGGCGCCTGCGCGAGCCGGGCGCCGGCGCCGACGGGGCGCTGGTGGCGGCCAGCGGGGCGGCCACCGACGTGCGGGTGCTGGAGCGGCCCGGGCGCCGCCGTCTGCACACCCCGGGGCCGGCGCTCCCCCAGGTCGACCTGCGCCGCTCGCTGCCGACCCACGCCGCCGAGGCCATGTACTGGACCGGCCGCAGCGCCGAGCGGGCCGAGTCGGGTGCTCGGGCCGCGCTGGTCTGCCTGACCCGGGTGGCCGAGGGCGACCCGTCGCCGGGCGACCTGGCGGCCGCGGTCGACGGCCTGCGGGCCGTGAGCGGCGGCATGGGCGGGCCGATCGTGGAGTCCACGATGTTCGACCTCGACGCCGAGGTGCGCGCCTCGCTGTCGGGCCGCACCCTCTCGGTGGTCGACAACCTGCGGGCCACCGTCCGCAACGCCCGGGCGGCCCGGCAGCTGCTGTCGGCGCGCACCTGGCGCCTGCTGGCCATGATCGACGCCGAGGCGTCGGCGCTGGCCAAGCTGGCGGGCGAGCCGAGGACCGGGAGCGCCTCGTCGACCAGCGGATCCCCCTGGTACTCGCACTTCGACGCCACCGAGGTGCTCGACCGGGTGCTCGTGCCGCTGGCGGCGCTGTCGGGGCTGACCGACGAGAGCGTGGTGCGCGGCCCCGGCTGGCGCTTCCTCGACATCGGCCGCCGGCTGGAGCGGGCGCTGCTGGTGCTCGGGCTGGCCGAGGCGATGCTCGACCCGCCGACCCACCTGTCCGACCTGGGCGACGGCACCCTGCGGCTCGAGGCCCTGCTGTCCGCCTGCGAGAGCCTGGCCGTCTACCGGCGCAGCTTCCGCAGCGACGTCACCGTCCAGGCCGTCGGCGACCTGCTGCTGGGCGACCCGACCAGCCCGCGCTCGGTGCGGTTCCAGCTCGACCAGCTCGCCGTCGACCTCAACGACCTGCCCGCCCGGCCGGCCCGCCAGGTGCAGCTCGCCGCGCTCCGGGAGGCCAGCCAGGCGCTCGAACGGCTGCTGCCGCTGTCGTTCGACCCCGTCGGCGGCCCGCTCGGCCCCGCCGCCCGCCTGGTGATCGCCGTCCGAGGCCCCCTGCTGGCGATCGGCAAGCTGATGTCCTCCGGCTGGTTCGCCGAGCCCCCGAGGCGGCTGTCGTGA
- a CDS encoding SDR family oxidoreductase — translation MGTIVVTGVAGGIGAATASRLVSTGHRVIGVDLRDADVVADLATADGRAAMVEGVTEAAGGVLDGVVAAAGVNGKPGELVVSVNYFGAVATLEGLRPLLARGRNASAVAVCSNSATTQPGVPESLVTACLDGDEAEARRLGADDPQGLASYAASKLALARWLRRAAVDPDWVGEGIRLNAIAPGFIQTPMTRDIEDMIFGLGDIYPMPLGRAGTAAEVAALLTFLLSPDAAFFCGSVVVMDGGTEAALRPDIA, via the coding sequence ATGGGAACGATCGTCGTCACCGGGGTGGCCGGGGGGATCGGGGCGGCGACGGCGTCGCGGTTGGTCAGCACCGGGCATCGGGTCATCGGGGTCGACCTGCGGGACGCCGACGTCGTGGCCGACCTGGCGACCGCCGACGGAAGGGCGGCGATGGTGGAGGGCGTCACCGAGGCCGCCGGCGGGGTGCTCGACGGCGTCGTGGCGGCTGCCGGAGTCAACGGCAAGCCCGGGGAGCTGGTCGTGTCGGTCAACTACTTCGGGGCCGTGGCGACGCTGGAGGGGCTGCGGCCGCTGCTCGCCCGGGGCCGGAACGCCTCGGCGGTCGCCGTCTGCTCCAACTCGGCGACCACCCAGCCCGGCGTGCCGGAATCGCTGGTCACGGCCTGCCTCGACGGCGACGAGGCCGAGGCCCGCCGCCTCGGTGCCGACGACCCCCAGGGCCTGGCCAGCTACGCCGCCTCCAAGCTGGCGCTGGCCCGGTGGCTGCGCCGGGCGGCCGTCGACCCCGACTGGGTCGGCGAGGGCATCCGCCTCAACGCCATCGCCCCCGGCTTCATCCAGACGCCCATGACCAGGGACATCGAGGACATGATCTTCGGCCTCGGCGACATCTACCCGATGCCGCTGGGCCGGGCCGGCACCGCCGCCGAGGTCGCCGCCCTGCTGACGTTCCTCCTCAGCCCCGACGCGGCGTTCTTCTGCGGCTCGGTGGTGGTGATGGACGGCGGCACCGAGGCCGCCCTCCGCCCCGACATCGCCTGA
- the rpsA gene encoding 30S ribosomal protein S1, translating to MEDPEEEYTPREIAVDDLGGSFADAIDATLVTVEDGAIVTGTVVRVDRDEVLLDIGYKSEGVIPSRELSIRNDVDPSEVVSMGEQLEALVLTKEDKDGRLVLSKKRAQYERAWGDIERVKEEDGIVSGPVIEVVKGGLILDIGLRGFLPASLVELRRVRDLQPYVGKSLEAKIIELDKNRNNVVLSRRAWLEETQREQREDFLANLKPGEVRKGVVSSVVNFGAFVDLGGMDGLIHVSELSWKHVDHPGSVVTVGDEVEVQVLDVDLDRERISLSLKATQQDPWQEFATSHRVGELVYGRVTKLVPFGAFVQVGDGIEGLVHISEMSAHHVDLPEQVVTPGEELWVKIIDLDLQRRRISLSIKQAAEGGIVAAEYQEHFGEHAYDDQGNYIGPTVEHSPEADEAWAEYYAEHGEGAEGGPEGLAPRPPGDAPGAPAEPAPEGAADVEVEADAAEVEVPEAAADVEVAEPEAAEVEAEEPEPEAAEPEAVEPEAVEPEAAEPKAVEPEVEADEAAAE from the coding sequence GTGGAGGACCCGGAGGAGGAGTACACGCCCCGCGAGATCGCGGTCGACGATCTCGGTGGAAGCTTCGCCGACGCCATCGACGCGACCCTGGTGACCGTCGAAGACGGTGCCATCGTCACCGGCACGGTGGTGCGCGTCGACCGTGACGAGGTCCTGCTGGACATCGGCTACAAGTCCGAGGGCGTGATCCCCAGCCGCGAGCTGTCGATCCGCAACGACGTCGACCCGTCCGAGGTCGTGTCGATGGGCGAGCAGCTCGAAGCGCTCGTCCTCACCAAGGAGGACAAGGACGGTCGCCTCGTCCTGTCCAAGAAGCGGGCCCAGTACGAGCGGGCCTGGGGCGACATCGAGCGGGTCAAGGAAGAGGACGGCATCGTCTCCGGCCCGGTCATCGAGGTCGTCAAGGGTGGTCTCATCCTCGACATCGGCCTCCGCGGCTTCCTGCCGGCCTCGCTGGTGGAGCTGCGCCGGGTGCGCGACCTGCAGCCCTACGTGGGCAAGTCGCTCGAGGCGAAGATCATCGAGCTCGACAAGAACCGCAACAACGTGGTCCTGTCCCGCCGGGCATGGCTCGAGGAGACCCAGCGCGAGCAGCGTGAGGACTTCCTCGCCAACCTGAAGCCGGGCGAGGTCCGCAAGGGCGTCGTGTCCAGCGTCGTCAACTTCGGCGCCTTCGTCGACCTGGGCGGCATGGACGGCCTCATCCACGTGTCCGAGCTGTCGTGGAAGCACGTCGACCACCCGGGCTCGGTCGTCACCGTGGGCGACGAGGTCGAGGTGCAGGTGCTCGACGTCGACCTCGACCGCGAGCGCATCTCCCTGTCGCTCAAGGCCACCCAGCAGGACCCGTGGCAGGAGTTCGCCACCAGTCACCGCGTGGGCGAGCTGGTCTACGGCCGGGTCACCAAGCTGGTGCCGTTCGGTGCGTTCGTCCAGGTGGGCGACGGCATCGAGGGCCTCGTGCACATCTCCGAGATGTCGGCGCACCACGTCGACCTGCCCGAGCAGGTCGTCACGCCGGGCGAGGAGCTGTGGGTCAAGATCATCGACCTCGACCTCCAGCGCCGCCGCATCAGCCTGTCGATCAAGCAGGCCGCCGAGGGTGGCATCGTGGCCGCCGAGTACCAAGAGCACTTCGGCGAGCACGCCTACGACGACCAGGGCAACTACATCGGCCCAACGGTCGAGCACTCGCCCGAGGCCGACGAGGCCTGGGCCGAGTACTACGCCGAGCACGGCGAAGGCGCGGAGGGCGGCCCCGAGGGTCTGGCCCCCCGCCCGCCCGGCGACGCTCCCGGGGCCCCGGCCGAGCCGGCACCCGAGGGCGCAGCCGACGTCGAGGTCGAAGCCGACGCTGCCGAGGTCGAGGTGCCCGAGGCCGCAGCCGACGTCGAGGTTGCGGAGCCCGAGGCCGCCGAGGTCGAGGCCGAGGAGCCCGAGCCCGAGGCTGCTGAGCCCGAGGCTGTGGAGCCCGAGGCTGTGGAGCCCGAGGCTGCTGAGCCCAAGGCTGTGGAGCCCGAGGTCGAGGCCGACGAGGCTGCAGCCGAGTAG
- a CDS encoding YdeI/OmpD-associated family protein, which translates to MKFTATIHLAKKTATGIPVPEEVVEGLGSSRRPAVAVTFAGHTYRSTIARMGDQYLLPVSAEIRAITGVAAGDEVEVEVELDTAPREVTVPDDLAAALADDPGARAAFEALSYSRKRGLVEPIEAAKAPETRERRVAKVLTTLQAG; encoded by the coding sequence ATGAAGTTCACGGCGACGATCCACCTGGCCAAGAAGACGGCCACCGGCATCCCCGTGCCGGAGGAGGTGGTGGAGGGTCTGGGCTCCAGCAGGCGGCCGGCGGTCGCGGTGACCTTCGCCGGTCACACCTACCGCAGCACGATCGCCCGCATGGGCGACCAGTACCTCCTGCCGGTGAGCGCCGAGATCCGGGCCATCACCGGCGTGGCGGCCGGCGACGAGGTGGAGGTCGAGGTCGAGCTGGACACCGCGCCCCGTGAGGTCACCGTGCCTGACGACCTGGCCGCCGCCCTTGCCGACGATCCCGGGGCCCGGGCGGCCTTCGAGGCCCTGTCCTACAGCCGCAAGCGGGGGCTGGTGGAGCCGATCGAGGCCGCCAAGGCGCCCGAGACCCGGGAGCGGCGGGTGGCCAAGGTGCTCACGACCCTGCAGGCGGGCTGA
- the coaE gene encoding dephospho-CoA kinase: protein MLVVGLTGGIGSGKSTVSTRLAAEGAVVVDADAITREVQQPGTEVFDAMVERFGPGIVGPDGALDRPAVADIVFGDPEALRDLNAIVHPAVGAEIVRRMTELADSDSVVVLDVPLMVESKNAYPVAGLLVVDIDPEVAVRRLVEQRGMREADVRARMTRQATREERLARADFVIHNDGTLDDLATQVDAAWEWIATLR from the coding sequence ATGCTCGTCGTCGGGCTGACCGGGGGCATCGGATCGGGCAAGTCGACAGTGTCGACCCGGCTCGCCGCCGAAGGGGCGGTGGTGGTCGACGCCGACGCCATCACCCGTGAGGTGCAGCAACCGGGCACGGAGGTGTTCGACGCCATGGTCGAGCGCTTCGGTCCCGGCATCGTCGGGCCCGACGGGGCGCTCGACCGGCCCGCGGTGGCCGACATCGTGTTCGGCGACCCCGAGGCTCTCCGCGACCTCAACGCCATCGTCCACCCCGCGGTGGGCGCCGAGATCGTCCGCCGGATGACCGAGCTGGCCGACAGCGACTCGGTCGTCGTGCTCGACGTGCCGCTGATGGTCGAGTCGAAGAACGCCTACCCGGTGGCCGGGCTGCTGGTGGTCGACATCGACCCCGAGGTGGCGGTGCGGCGGCTGGTCGAGCAGCGGGGGATGCGCGAGGCCGACGTCCGGGCCCGGATGACCCGGCAGGCCACCCGCGAGGAGCGGCTCGCCCGGGCCGACTTCGTGATCCACAACGACGGCACCCTCGACGACCTGGCCACCCAGGTCGACGCCGCCTGGGAGTGGATCGCCACCCTCCGATGA
- the polA gene encoding DNA polymerase I, with protein MASTGPVLLIDGNSLTYRAFFALPTDLATASGQVTNAVYGFTSMLVNLLRDHGSQRIAVAFDRPEPTFRHEMVDTYKANRDAAPDILRQQMGLVREVLESLGIPILDKAGFEADDILATLATQARDQGVDTLVVTGDRDTYQLVEDPHVKVLYNRRGVSDYVMYDEAGIEERTGVKPTAYVQYAALRGDPSDNLPGVPGVGEKTAAKLVNTYGDLDGIFAHLDEQSPKLRQNLADNEAHVRQNLEMMKLVLDVPLDLTVDQLVRGPIDKEELRRLFDFLEFHSLGDRLTEALGDEIVGLTAGVEIAVLEAEVTVLESAEQAVKVLGDLRRAPTGENGEPVPLALTAAWEGDEGRSPLEGIALVRDAASGDVVWLPAALVDDEIVRLALAQLLGTGDAAAEPLPTVTGDGTIVDEAAKPAPATGRPIALHQAKALMRWLLDRGVDMPGLALDTAIAAYLIDPAEARYLLDELVLRYAHAKLPEAGSAAASGQLDLEATSVSPAQLAGREALAVDRLAGPLIASLEAQHLRDLNDQIEVPLIRVLARMEHIGVGVDAVELKALRDRLVGECDRLRDEIYADAGREFNVNSTLQLREILFDQLGLSPQKKTKTGYSTDASSLEKLAGQHPIIEHLLSYREVEKLRSTYGDGLLAEVAADGRIHATFNQTVARTGRLSSDAPNLHNIPVRSELGREFRKAFVPAEGYELLVADYNQIELRCIAHLAEDPGLIDSFASGRDIHTETASRIFSVEPGDVTIEQRSKAKMVSYGLAYGMEAYGLGQRLNIPTEDAAVILNAYFEAFPSVKAYMERTVREARERGYTETLFGRRRPIPELSSSNFRIRQAGERQAMNAGIQGLAADIFKVALVRLDHELEAQGLGSRVILQVHDEVLLEAVPSEHDTATAVVLDAMSGAVDLQVPLEVNLAFGPSWAEAKG; from the coding sequence GTGGCGTCCACCGGCCCCGTCCTCCTGATCGACGGCAACTCGCTCACCTACCGCGCCTTCTTCGCCCTGCCGACCGACCTGGCCACCGCATCGGGCCAGGTCACGAACGCCGTCTACGGCTTCACGTCGATGCTGGTGAACCTGTTGCGCGACCACGGGTCGCAGCGGATCGCGGTGGCGTTCGACCGGCCCGAGCCGACGTTCCGCCACGAGATGGTCGACACCTACAAGGCCAACCGCGACGCCGCACCCGACATCCTGCGCCAGCAGATGGGCCTCGTGCGCGAGGTGCTCGAGAGCCTGGGCATCCCGATCCTGGACAAGGCCGGCTTCGAGGCCGACGACATCCTGGCCACGCTGGCCACGCAGGCCCGCGACCAGGGCGTCGACACGCTCGTCGTCACCGGCGACCGCGACACCTACCAGCTGGTGGAGGACCCGCACGTCAAGGTGCTCTACAACCGCCGGGGCGTCTCCGACTACGTGATGTACGACGAGGCCGGCATCGAGGAGCGCACCGGGGTCAAGCCCACCGCCTACGTGCAGTACGCGGCGCTGCGGGGCGATCCGTCCGACAACCTGCCGGGCGTGCCGGGCGTCGGCGAGAAGACGGCGGCGAAGCTGGTCAACACCTACGGCGACCTCGACGGCATCTTCGCCCACCTCGACGAGCAGTCACCCAAGCTGCGCCAGAACCTCGCCGACAACGAGGCGCACGTCCGCCAGAACCTCGAGATGATGAAGCTGGTCCTCGACGTGCCGCTCGACCTCACCGTCGACCAGCTGGTGCGGGGGCCGATCGACAAGGAGGAGCTGCGCCGGCTCTTCGACTTCCTGGAGTTCCACAGCCTGGGTGACCGCCTGACCGAGGCGCTGGGCGACGAGATCGTGGGGCTGACCGCGGGCGTCGAGATCGCGGTGCTCGAGGCCGAGGTCACCGTGCTGGAGTCGGCGGAGCAGGCGGTGAAGGTGCTGGGCGACCTGCGCCGTGCGCCGACCGGCGAGAACGGCGAGCCCGTGCCGCTGGCGCTCACCGCCGCCTGGGAGGGCGACGAGGGGCGCTCGCCGCTGGAGGGGATCGCGCTCGTGCGCGACGCCGCGTCCGGCGACGTCGTCTGGCTGCCGGCGGCCCTGGTCGACGACGAGATCGTGCGCCTGGCGCTGGCCCAGCTGCTGGGCACGGGCGACGCCGCCGCCGAGCCGCTGCCCACCGTGACCGGCGACGGCACGATCGTCGACGAAGCCGCGAAGCCCGCTCCCGCCACCGGGCGGCCCATCGCGCTGCACCAGGCGAAGGCGCTGATGCGCTGGCTGCTCGACCGCGGCGTCGACATGCCGGGCCTGGCGCTCGACACCGCCATCGCCGCGTACCTCATCGACCCCGCCGAGGCCCGCTACCTGCTCGACGAGCTGGTGCTGCGCTACGCCCACGCCAAGCTGCCCGAGGCCGGCAGCGCCGCGGCGTCGGGCCAGCTCGACCTGGAGGCCACCTCGGTCAGCCCGGCGCAGCTCGCAGGACGCGAGGCCCTGGCCGTCGACCGCCTGGCCGGGCCGCTGATCGCCTCGCTCGAGGCCCAGCACCTGCGCGACCTCAACGACCAGATCGAGGTGCCGCTCATCCGGGTGCTCGCCCGCATGGAGCACATCGGCGTGGGCGTCGACGCGGTGGAGCTCAAGGCCCTGCGCGACCGGCTGGTGGGCGAGTGCGACCGCCTCCGCGACGAGATCTACGCCGACGCCGGCCGCGAGTTCAACGTCAACTCCACGCTGCAGCTGCGGGAGATCCTGTTCGACCAGCTCGGCCTGTCGCCCCAGAAGAAGACCAAGACCGGCTACTCCACCGACGCCTCGTCGCTGGAGAAGCTGGCGGGGCAGCACCCGATCATCGAGCACCTGCTGAGCTACCGCGAGGTCGAGAAGCTGCGGTCGACCTACGGCGACGGGCTGCTGGCCGAGGTGGCGGCCGACGGTCGCATCCACGCCACCTTCAACCAGACGGTGGCCCGCACCGGCCGCCTGTCGTCGGACGCCCCCAACCTGCACAACATCCCCGTGCGCTCCGAGCTGGGCCGGGAGTTCCGCAAGGCGTTCGTGCCCGCCGAGGGCTACGAGCTGCTGGTGGCCGACTACAACCAGATCGAGCTGCGCTGCATCGCCCACCTCGCCGAGGACCCGGGGCTCATCGACTCCTTCGCCTCGGGCCGCGACATCCACACCGAGACGGCGTCGCGGATCTTCAGCGTCGAGCCCGGCGACGTCACCATCGAGCAGCGGTCGAAGGCGAAGATGGTGTCGTACGGCCTGGCCTACGGCATGGAGGCCTACGGGCTGGGCCAGCGCCTCAACATCCCCACCGAGGACGCCGCCGTCATCCTCAACGCCTACTTCGAGGCGTTCCCGTCGGTGAAGGCCTACATGGAGCGGACGGTGCGCGAGGCCCGGGAGCGGGGCTACACGGAGACGCTGTTCGGGCGGCGCCGGCCGATCCCCGAGCTGTCGTCGTCGAACTTCCGCATCCGCCAGGCGGGGGAGCGGCAGGCGATGAACGCCGGCATCCAGGGCCTGGCCGCCGACATCTTCAAGGTGGCGCTGGTGAGGCTCGACCACGAGCTGGAGGCGCAGGGGCTGGGCAGCCGCGTGATCCTGCAGGTGCACGACGAGGTGCTGCTCGAAGCCGTGCCGTCCGAGCACGACACGGCGACGGCGGTGGTGCTGGACGCGATGTCGGGGGCCGTCGACCTGCAGGTGCCGCTGGAGGTGAACCTCGCCTTCGGCCCCAGTTGGGCCGAGGCCAAAGGTTGA